One Helicobacter cetorum MIT 00-7128 DNA window includes the following coding sequences:
- the rho gene encoding transcription termination factor Rho gives MNEQTPTHKGPHKVKTHTPVSGYRIEDLRTYPTEKLLEIANKLKVENPQEFKRQDLMFEILKNQVTQGGYILFTGILEIMNDGYGFLRGFDGSFSDGQNDAYVSPAQIRRFALRNGDIVTGQVRSPKENEKYYALLKIEAVNYLPLDEIKNRPLFDNLTPLFPDEQIKLEYEPTKVTGRMLDLFSPVGKGQRALIVAPPRTGKTELMKELAQGITSNHPEVELIILLVDERPEEVTDMQRSVKGQVFSSTFDLPANNHIRIAELVLERAKRRVEMGKDVVILLDSITRLARAYNAVTPSSGKVLSGGVDANALHRPKRFFGAARNIEEGGSLTIIATALIETGSRMDEVIFEEFKGTGNSEIVLARTIADRRIYPAFDILKSGTRKDNILLGKERLTKVWVLRNVMQQMDDVEALTFVYSKMQQTKDNEEFLNLMNEK, from the coding sequence ATGAACGAACAAACGCCAACCCACAAGGGCCCTCACAAAGTCAAAACGCACACGCCAGTAAGTGGCTATCGCATTGAAGATTTACGCACTTATCCTACAGAAAAGCTTTTAGAAATTGCCAACAAGCTCAAAGTAGAAAATCCCCAAGAGTTTAAGCGCCAAGATTTAATGTTTGAAATCTTAAAAAACCAAGTAACCCAAGGCGGATACATTCTTTTTACCGGAATTTTAGAAATTATGAATGATGGTTATGGGTTTTTAAGAGGCTTTGATGGAAGTTTTTCGGATGGTCAAAATGATGCTTATGTAAGCCCTGCTCAAATCAGACGCTTTGCTTTAAGGAATGGCGATATAGTAACCGGTCAAGTGCGCTCCCCAAAAGAAAATGAAAAATATTATGCCCTTTTAAAGATAGAGGCTGTTAATTACTTGCCTTTAGATGAGATTAAAAATCGTCCTTTATTTGACAATCTAACTCCCCTATTCCCTGATGAACAAATCAAATTGGAATACGAACCTACTAAAGTAACCGGTAGAATGCTAGATTTATTTAGCCCTGTGGGTAAGGGTCAAAGAGCTTTAATTGTTGCCCCTCCAAGAACCGGTAAAACAGAACTGATGAAAGAACTCGCTCAAGGCATTACTTCTAATCATCCTGAAGTAGAACTTATTATTCTTTTAGTAGATGAGCGCCCCGAAGAAGTAACGGATATGCAACGAAGTGTTAAGGGTCAAGTCTTTAGCTCTACATTTGATTTGCCCGCAAATAATCACATAAGAATCGCTGAATTGGTGCTAGAAAGAGCTAAAAGAAGAGTGGAAATGGGTAAAGATGTTGTGATTTTACTAGATTCTATCACTCGTTTAGCAAGAGCTTATAACGCCGTAACACCTTCAAGTGGCAAGGTCTTAAGTGGGGGTGTAGATGCTAATGCCTTGCATAGACCCAAGCGCTTTTTTGGAGCTGCTAGAAATATTGAAGAAGGCGGAAGTTTAACAATTATCGCAACCGCACTCATAGAAACAGGCTCTAGAATGGACGAAGTGATTTTTGAAGAATTTAAAGGCACCGGAAATAGCGAAATTGTCCTAGCTAGAACCATTGCTGACAGACGCATTTATCCAGCCTTTGATATTTTGAAATCAGGCACAAGAAAGGATAATATTTTACTTGGCAAGGAACGCTTAACAAAAGTTTGGGTATTAAGAAATGTGATGCAACAAATGGACGATGTAGAGGCGCTCACTTTTGTATATTCCAAAATGCAACAAACCAAAGACAACGAAGAATTTTTAAATCTTATGAATGAAAAATAA
- the rpmE gene encoding 50S ribosomal protein L31 has product MKKGIHPEYVPCKVTCVTSGKEIEVMSTKSEMRIDISSFCHPFYTGSDKIADTAGRVEKFKQRYNLK; this is encoded by the coding sequence ATGAAAAAAGGAATCCATCCAGAGTATGTCCCTTGCAAGGTAACTTGCGTAACAAGTGGTAAAGAAATTGAGGTAATGAGCACCAAATCTGAAATGCGTATTGATATTTCTAGTTTTTGCCACCCTTTCTATACCGGAAGTGATAAAATCGCTGATACCGCAGGAAGAGTAGAGAAGTTTAAGCAACGCTACAACTTAAAATAG
- the rsmI gene encoding 16S rRNA (cytidine(1402)-2'-O)-methyltransferase, producing MLYFLPTPIGNLADITLRTLEVLEKCEYFLCEDTRVSKRLLHLLTQNSIINHSFPKIATKEREFIAFHSHNEQAFLKNTELSFFDKEIAVMSDAGMPCLSDPAMSLVAHAIKHNIKYDILPGANALTTAFCASGFLEGRFFYAGFLPHKSKERRLRITKILNALAYLEEKTPIIFYESPHRLLETLKDLKDLALGMSLFVAKELTKLHQQYYFGEVSQIYLQLQKSNIQGEWVLVLLNEQAIEPCMGLSALLQLDLPPKIKAKIEAHMTHKNAKELYQQHLQENA from the coding sequence GTGCTATATTTCTTGCCAACCCCTATAGGTAATCTTGCTGATATTACGCTACGCACTTTAGAGGTTTTAGAAAAGTGCGAGTATTTTTTGTGCGAAGATACAAGGGTTAGCAAGAGATTGTTGCACTTGCTTACACAAAATTCTATTATCAATCATTCTTTCCCCAAAATCGCAACCAAAGAAAGGGAGTTTATTGCCTTCCATTCGCATAATGAGCAAGCCTTTTTGAAAAATACAGAGCTTTCTTTTTTTGATAAAGAAATCGCTGTGATGAGCGATGCAGGTATGCCATGTTTGAGCGATCCGGCTATGAGTTTAGTGGCACATGCGATTAAACATAATATTAAATATGATATTTTGCCCGGAGCTAATGCGCTTACTACAGCCTTTTGTGCGAGCGGATTTTTGGAGGGGCGCTTTTTTTATGCGGGATTTTTACCTCACAAGAGTAAGGAAAGACGCTTAAGAATTACTAAAATTTTAAACGCCCTAGCTTATTTGGAAGAAAAAACGCCTATTATTTTTTATGAAAGCCCTCATAGGCTATTAGAAACCTTAAAAGATTTAAAAGATTTAGCTTTAGGCATGTCCTTATTTGTCGCTAAGGAGCTGACTAAACTTCATCAGCAATATTACTTTGGGGAAGTTTCTCAAATCTATTTACAACTTCAAAAGAGCAATATTCAGGGGGAGTGGGTCTTGGTGCTTTTAAACGAACAAGCAATTGAGCCTTGTATGGGGCTATCAGCATTATTGCAATTAGATTTGCCTCCTAAAATTAAGGCTAAAATTGAGGCGCACATGACACATAAAAATGCCAAAGAGCTTTATCAACAGCATTTGCAAGAAAATGCTTGA
- the rlmB gene encoding 23S rRNA (guanosine(2251)-2'-O)-methyltransferase RlmB gives MQAVIYGKQVISHILTKHSTKFQEIYLSKEIDKKLFFALKKACPNIIKVDNKKAQALAKGGNHQGVLAKVEMPLACSLKEIKKGEKLLVLCGITDVGNIGGIFRSAYCLGMDGIILDFAKEFAYEGIVRSSLGLMYDLPFSVVPNTLDLINELKTSKFLCLGATIKGSSKLETPIEKCALFLGGEHEGLSKKILAKMDTLISVEMRRDFDSLNVSVAAGILIDKINQ, from the coding sequence ATGCAAGCAGTTATTTATGGCAAACAAGTTATTTCTCACATTTTAACTAAGCATTCTACAAAATTTCAAGAAATCTATTTGTCTAAAGAAATTGATAAAAAACTTTTTTTCGCTCTTAAAAAAGCATGCCCTAACATCATTAAAGTGGATAATAAAAAGGCTCAAGCTCTTGCTAAGGGGGGGAATCATCAAGGGGTTTTAGCCAAAGTAGAAATGCCTTTAGCTTGTTCGTTAAAAGAAATCAAAAAAGGCGAAAAGCTTTTGGTGCTTTGTGGTATTACTGATGTGGGTAATATTGGGGGGATTTTTAGAAGTGCATATTGTTTAGGAATGGATGGCATTATCTTGGATTTTGCTAAAGAATTTGCCTATGAGGGGATTGTGCGTTCAAGTCTAGGGCTTATGTATGATTTACCTTTTAGTGTTGTGCCTAACACATTGGATTTAATCAATGAATTAAAAACGAGCAAGTTTTTATGTTTGGGAGCTACTATTAAAGGCTCTAGTAAGTTAGAAACCCCCATTGAAAAATGTGCGCTTTTTTTAGGTGGCGAACATGAGGGCTTGTCTAAAAAAATTCTTGCTAAAATGGATACGCTAATAAGCGTAGAAATGCGTAGAGATTTTGATTCGCTTAATGTAAGTGTGGCAGCAGGGATTTTAATAGATAAAATCAATCAATAA